DNA from Burkholderiales bacterium:
GTCGGCTCGTCGGTGAACGGATCGAGGTTCGCCGAATCCGGGTCCGGCATCAGCAGCATGTCGGACGCCTGGATGCCTTTCCATCCGGCGATCGAGGAGCCGTCGAATGCATGGCCGTCGGCGAACTTGTCTTCGCCGAAGGCTTTCGCCGGTACGGACACGTGCTGCTCCTTGCCCCGGGTGTCCGTGAAACGCAGGTCGACGAACTTGACCTCGTTTTCCTTGATCATCTTGATGACGTCGGCAGCACCTGCCATTGGTATTCTCCTGTTGGTATGTCGGTGTGAAAGCTGGGATAGCTAACGGGGAAGCCGTTTGAGCAGGAAGCGTACCACCCCATTCGGCGAGAAACACATTGTCTCACAAGGAGTTGCGCACACCTGCACCGCTCGAACGCACTGTTATGGTGCGACCGCCCGAACCGGACGCTCCATTTTAGTGCACAACGGTTCGTTGTGGTGCCGGTGCTAAAATTCGCCCCTTCTTTTTCGACGAAGGCCTGAAGTCGCCATGAGCACCGAAGACACGCTGCAGAAAGCCCGCCAGCGGGCGAAAGAGATGGGGCTCCCCTACGAAGGCGCGCTGACGCCGAAGGAAGCGCACGAAGTCGTCCAGCAGGGCGGCGCCAGGCTGGTCGACGTCAGGACCAAAGCGGAGCTCGACTGGGTCGGACGCGTTCCCGGCGCCGTCGAGGTCGAGCTGCTGCAGTGGCCCGGCAGCCGTCCCAACGCCGATTTCGTGAAGCAGCTCGAATCCGCCGTCCCCGACAAGAATACCCCGCTCCTCTTCCTGTGCCGCAGCGGCGGCCGCTCGCACAACGCCGCGATGCTCGCGATGCAGTCGGGCTATGCGCAGACCTACAACGTGCTCGAGGGGTTCGAAGGGGACAAGGACGGTTCAGGGCATCGCAATACCGTCGGCGGGTGGCGGGCGTCGGGATTGCCTTGGACGCAGAGTTAAAAGTGACGGATGAATCGGTGACGGATAAGGCGGTGACGGATAAACCGGTTCACCCGTCACCGTTTCACCCGTCACCTTTTTTCGTCACTTTTTAACGCCGCCGCCACCCACGCAGCCGCTATCGCGGTACTCCCCGCCGCCGCAATCAGCAGCCATCTGGCTGCGAGTCCCTCCGCCATCCATCCCCCCAGCGCGATTCCCGCGCTGACCCCTCCCAGCAGGCACGTCGTCGCCCACGTGAAGCTTTCGGCGAGGCGCTCGCGCGTCGCGAGCCTCGAGATCAGCAGCGACTGGGTCGCGATGACCGTCGCCATCGGGACGCCCGCGAGGATCGCCGCGAGCGAGTAGAGCACGAGGTGATCGATGGCGACGAGCAGCAGCATGCCGGCGGCCATCGCGACGAGCGCGGCGAGGAACTGCTTCGGTAGCGGCATCGCCCAGTGCCGCGACCCGTAGACGACCGCGCCTGCGCAGCTGCCCACGCTCGCGAGCGCCAGCGCGATGCCGGCCGCCGAAGGGGCGCCCATCGCTGCGGCGTGCGCGGTGACGCCCACTTCGAACAATCCGAATCCGATCGAGTACAGCACCGTCGTGGCGAACACCACGGTGAGCCCCGGCTTGCCCAGCGCGCCGCGCTGCTTCGGCCGCTCGTGCCGCGCGGGCATCCATTGCGCGACCGGCGGCGAGCGCGCGAAAACGCCGGAGCCGATGGCTGCAGAGAGCGCCGCGATGGCGATCGCGGCTTCCGGAAAACCGACGGCCATGCATGCGGCTACGATCGCCGGACCGACGATGAACACGAGCTCCACGACCGCCGAATCGACCGAATACGCGGTCTGGAGCAGTTCGGCGCGCTCGATGAGCCGTGGATACAGCGCGCGTATGCACGCGCTGACCGGCGGCAGCGAAGCGCCTGCGACGAACGCCGATGCGCCGACCGCCGCGGCTTGCGCGCCCGAGAGCACGAGCGCGGCGAGCGCGGCGAGCGCCGCCGGGTACGCGAGACCGCACGCGATCAGTATCGGCCGGGGGCCGAAGCGATCCATGAAACGCCCGAGGAATGGCGCGATGCTCGCGAGCCCGAGCACGTACAGCGCGCTCGCGGTGCCGGCGAGCCCGAACGATTGCGCGCGGCTTTGCACGAACAGCAGGATCGCGAGCCCCGCGATGCCGATCGGCAATCGTCCGACGATCGACGCGCCGAGCGCCGCGTGCACCTGCGGTACTTCGAAGAGCTCGCGATAGCGATGGAGTGAGATCACTTGTTTGCAGTCATTGCGAGGAGCGCAGCGACGAAGCAATCCCGAGGCGCTCGGAACGCGCGCCGCGAGATCGCCGCGCCGCTATCGCTCCTCGCGATGACAGGTCCGATCAGTCAGCCCACGTTACCAAGCCCGCATACGCCGTGAACAGCACGAAGGCTCCGAACACGATGCGATACCACGCGAACACCGTGAAATCGTGCGTCGCGATGTAGCGGATGAGCCAGCGCACGCAGACGAACGCGGACACGAATGCAGCGATCAGGCCCACGCCGAACACCGGCAGATCGGCCACGGAGAAGAGATCGCGATGCTTGAGCAGGTCGTAGGCGCCCGCCGCGATGAGCGTCGGCACCGCGAGAAAGAACGAGAACTCGGTCGCCGCCTTGCGCGACAGGCCGAACAGCATGCCGCCGATGATCGTCGCGCCCGATCGCGAAGTGCCGGGTATCAGCGCGAACGCCTGGGCGATACCGACTTTCAGCGCGTCGAGCGGGGACATCTGATCGACGCTGTCGATACGCGCGGGCTTCGGCTTGCGCCGCTCCACCCACAGGATGACGATGCCGCCGACGATGAACGCCGCCGCGACCGCGATCGCGTTGAAGAGGTGCGCCTTGATGAGCTTGCCGAAAGCGAGGCCGAGCACCGCGGCGGGGATGAACGCGATGACGAGGTTGACGACGAAGCGTGTCGCGACCGGATCGCGCCCTATGCCGGTCAGCGCGCGCGTGAAGCGCTCGCGATATTCCCAGACGACCGCCAGC
Protein-coding regions in this window:
- a CDS encoding rhodanese-like domain-containing protein; translation: MSTEDTLQKARQRAKEMGLPYEGALTPKEAHEVVQQGGARLVDVRTKAELDWVGRVPGAVEVELLQWPGSRPNADFVKQLESAVPDKNTPLLFLCRSGGRSHNAAMLAMQSGYAQTYNVLEGFEGDKDGSGHRNTVGGWRASGLPWTQS
- a CDS encoding MFS transporter, with amino-acid sequence MISLHRYRELFEVPQVHAALGASIVGRLPIGIAGLAILLFVQSRAQSFGLAGTASALYVLGLASIAPFLGRFMDRFGPRPILIACGLAYPAALAALAALVLSGAQAAAVGASAFVAGASLPPVSACIRALYPRLIERAELLQTAYSVDSAVVELVFIVGPAIVAACMAVGFPEAAIAIAALSAAIGSGVFARSPPVAQWMPARHERPKQRGALGKPGLTVVFATTVLYSIGFGLFEVGVTAHAAAMGAPSAAGIALALASVGSCAGAVVYGSRHWAMPLPKQFLAALVAMAAGMLLLVAIDHLVLYSLAAILAGVPMATVIATQSLLISRLATRERLAESFTWATTCLLGGVSAGIALGGWMAEGLAARWLLIAAAGSTAIAAAWVAAALKSDEKR
- a CDS encoding undecaprenyl-diphosphate phosphatase; this encodes MDAVILLKALILGVVEGLTEFLPISSTGHLILASQLLGFHDEKGKVFEIAIQTGAMLAVVWEYRERFTRALTGIGRDPVATRFVVNLVIAFIPAAVLGLAFGKLIKAHLFNAIAVAAAFIVGGIVILWVERRKPKPARIDSVDQMSPLDALKVGIAQAFALIPGTSRSGATIIGGMLFGLSRKAATEFSFFLAVPTLIAAGAYDLLKHRDLFSVADLPVFGVGLIAAFVSAFVCVRWLIRYIATHDFTVFAWYRIVFGAFVLFTAYAGLVTWAD